In a genomic window of Poecilia reticulata strain Guanapo linkage group LG22, Guppy_female_1.0+MT, whole genome shotgun sequence:
- the prlh2r gene encoding prolactin releasing hormone 2 receptor gives MDWEKAMNFSRVNSSTPASDSSSSFSSSSCCNSSHLLFHPSLFPVPTFSGFDLLFSLKLLFIPLYSVVVLIACSGNLLLLFLIWYNKKRHNTTNFLISNLALVDLVMCVFCVPLTASYAFDRRGWVFGYHMCHFVTVMQSTAVYAAVLSLMAIAVDRYIVVAYPIRKRVGCQFCCCLVMLIWLSSLALSTPTALHTVYLDLHAAGLDMAVCEEFWDGQEQGRLIYSCFILFFSYFVPLAAVSISYCAISCHLKRRTTSSLTACPELRCARAAWSRRRRKTFCLLLVSVLCFAFSWLPLQVVNLIRDLDTDFSILGKNYINVIQVSAHLLAMSSACYNPFIYASLHNKFLSYLCLNPLTRRRGTEKHGGQGSSVLTTSHRMPRLNTFTTVADLPAVVLNDLVPKENYV, from the exons ATGGACTGGGAGAAAGCGATGAATTTCTCCAGAGTGAACTCCTCGACCCCGGCCTCTGACTCTTCATCTTCCTTCTCTTCATCCTCCTGCTGTAACTCCTCCCACCTCCTCTTCCACCCCTCTCTGTTTCCGGTCCCCACGTTTTCCGGCTTCGACCTGCTGTTCAGCCTGAAGCTCCTTTTCATCCCGCTCTACTCTGTCGTGGTTCTGATCGCCTGCTCCGggaacctcctcctcctcttcctcatctggTACAACAAAAAGAGACACAACACCACTAACTTCCTCATCAGTAACCTGGCGCTCGTCGACCTGGTGATGTGCGTCTTCTGCGTCCCTTTGACGGCCTCCTACGCCTTCGACAGGCGTGGTTGGGTGTTCGGGTACCACATGTGTCACTTTGTGACCGTGATGCAGTCCACCGCCGTTTACGCAGCGGTTCTGTCCCTCATGGCCATTGCGGTGGATCGTTATATCGTTGTAGCGTATCCCATTCGCAAGAGAGTGGGATGCCAGTTCTGCTGCTGCCTGGTGATGCTGATCTGGTTGTCCTCTTTGGCGCTCTCCACCCCGACTGCGCTTCACACGGTCTACCTGGACCTGCACGCTGCGGGCCTGGACATGGCGGTCTGCGAGGAGTTTTGGGATGGACAGGAACAAGGCAGACTCATTTACTCCTGTTTCATCCTCTTCTTTTCCTACTTTGTCCCGCTGGCTGCTGTGTCCATTTCCTACTGTGCTATATCCTGCCACCTGAAGCGGAGGACCACGTCCAGTTTGACAGCATGTCCCGAGTTGAGGTGCGCACGGGCCGCCTGGAGTAGACGGCGGAGGAAGACCTtctgtctgctgctggtttctgtTCTCTGCTTTGCCTTCTCCTGGCTCCCCTTGCAG GTGGTGAACCTGATCCGTGACCTGGACACAGACTTCTCCATACTGGGGAAGAATTACATTAACGTCATCCAGGTGTCGGCTCACCTGCTCGCCATGAGCTCGGCGTGCTACAACCCCTTCATTTACGCTTCGCTGCACAATAAATTCCTGTCCTACCTCTGTCTCAACCCCCTGACTCGCAGGAGAGGAACAGAGAAGCACGGAGGTCAGGGGTCGAGCGTGCTGACGACATCTCACAGGATGCCGCGCCTCAACACCTTCACCACCGTGGCGGATTTACCTGCCGTTGTCCTGAATGACCTCGTGCCAAAAGAAAACTACGTCTGA